Part of the Rhizobium tropici CIAT 899 genome, ATCCGCTCGCCGCTTTCGAAGAAGGCGAGACATTCGCTATAGTGCCGAGCAAGATCGACAATGAAGTCTCTGGTCTGATCCTTGCCGTAGAAGGCCGGCGTGAATTCCATATAGAGCGGCACCTTGCGGGCCATCAGCGCGCCCATCGAACGGCAGGCAACCGGCTCATAGCCCTCGATGTCCATCCAGAGCAGCCCGATATCGGCGGGATCGACGCCTGCCTGCAGCAGAATATCGCCAACCGGACGGACGGGCACCGAGATCTTCTCGTCGGTCGGGCTTTGCCGCAGCGCGCTGCTTTTGCCATGGTTCTTGTGATTGAGATAGAAATCGAGCTGCCCCTCGCGATCGCCGGCAGCGCAATTGACCGCAGTCACCATTTCCTGCAGGCCATTATCGGCAATATTGACTGCCAGCAGGCGAAAATTGCGCGGGTCCGGCTCGACGCTGACGATGCGGTCATAGGCGCCGCTCAAGGCAAAATAGCAGGTCTGCGTGCCGATATTGCCGCCAAGTTCCAGGAGCGCCGATCTCTTGCGCAACAGGCCGTGCTCGCGCAGGACGCTCAGCAGGCGATCGACATGGTCGCGCTCGAAATGCCCTTTGCGAAAAACCTTGCGGCCGATGTAGTCGGCCGGCGAGAAACTGAGGAC contains:
- a CDS encoding FkbM family methyltransferase, giving the protein MFDAKILTRKYWKRAFRRKRDAIATRLFDTRLGRDILVSAIGPRVKTMTVDCGDHVLSFSPADYIGRKVFRKGHFERDHVDRLLSVLREHGLLRKRSALLELGGNIGTQTCYFALSGAYDRIVSVEPDPRNFRLLAVNIADNGLQEMVTAVNCAAGDREGQLDFYLNHKNHGKSSALRQSPTDEKISVPVRPVGDILLQAGVDPADIGLLWMDIEGYEPVACRSMGALMARKVPLYMEFTPAFYGKDQTRDFIVDLARHYSECLAFFESGERIMKVVELPVAGEQFDVLFLR